From the Nitrososphaerales archaeon genome, the window AGCTAATCTGTACGAATTGCCGTAGGGTCGAAGCACCTGAATCTAAGAATCTATTATGCCCATCTTGTAATCAAATCCTCATCGCAAAGTACTCTTATCAGACGATTAAGGAGAGGATTAGAGAGAAAGGTTTCGATATGTGGAGGAGAGGGATCTGGAAGTATTTTGAACTTCTACCGGTGTTTGATGAGAATAATATCGTCTCATTGGGCGAAGGCGGGACATATCTGCACCGGTGTGAGAGACTTTCGAATGAGTTAAGGATAAGACAGATCCTCCTCAAGAATGAAACGACAAACCCCACGGGTGCTTTTACCGATCGTGGAGTAGCGGTCGCAGTCTCAAAAGCGAAAGAGCTCGGTTTTTATTCGGTCTGCTGTGGAACTACGGGTAATATTGGAGCTTCGTTAGCTGCCTATGCCGCAAAAGCAGGGTTAGATTGCACAATCTTCATACCCCCTACGATCGAGTTAGGTAAACTCTATCAGATGATCGCTTATGGGAGTAGGGTAGAATCTGCAAAAAGTTATAAAGAAGCGCAGATCAAAGCCAAAGAATTGGCTGAGACCAATTTTCTGATCTCCTCTACCAATCCCTACTTTTTAGAAGGTATAAAGACCACTGGTTATGAAATTTGTGAACAGCTCGGATGGCGCACACCCGATCGAATCGTTTTACCTATGGGCAGTGGTGGGCATATATCGATGATCTGGAAAGCTATTAAAGAGTTATTCGAGTTGGACCTTCTAAAGCACATCGATGTGAAATTGGTTGGTGTACAATTTGCAGAAGCAGCCCCAATCGCAACTTCATTCCTCAGTGGAAAGGATCATGTCGAAGCTTCTGGTCGGATGAGTAGGCTTATGGTAGATATAGGGATTGAAGAACCATCACTAGGGCGCCTAGCCATTCAAGCTTTAAAAGAGTCTAATGGTACAGCGGTGATCTTATCACATAAAGAAATATTGGAGGCTATGAGTTTATTGGCAAAGATGGAGGGTGTCTTCGCCGAACCCGCAGCCGCATCGACGATCGCAGGTGTTAAAAAGTTGATTGAAGATGGTAGCATCGATAAGGATGAGGAGATCGTATGTGTGATTACGGGTAGTGGCCTTAAAGACCCAATTACTGCAAGAGGTTTTGTCGAGAGGGTAAAGAGTGTCGATGTGATAGTTAGGAGGTTAGAAGAGCATAAATTTACTGTTAAGTTAGGTTTGACGAAGATGAGGATATTGAGTTTAATTCGTGATTCTGAATTGCACGGCTACGGGATTTGGAAAGAATTATCAAGAAGGTTTAGAATGGATATTAAGATCCCGAGCGTTTATCAACATCTGTCAGAGTTGGAGCGTGCCGGCTTAATCACTCGAAC encodes:
- the thrC gene encoding threonine synthase, which translates into the protein LICTNCRRVEAPESKNLLCPSCNQILIAKYSYQTIKERIREKGFDMWRRGIWKYFELLPVFDENNIVSLGEGGTYLHRCERLSNELRIRQILLKNETTNPTGAFTDRGVAVAVSKAKELGFYSVCCGTTGNIGASLAAYAAKAGLDCTIFIPPTIELGKLYQMIAYGSRVESAKSYKEAQIKAKELAETNFLISSTNPYFLEGIKTTGYEICEQLGWRTPDRIVLPMGSGGHISMIWKAIKELFELDLLKHIDVKLVGVQFAEAAPIATSFLSGKDHVEASGRMSRLMVDIGIEEPSLGRLAIQALKESNGTAVILSHKEILEAMSLLAKMEGVFAEPAAASTIAGVKKLIEDGSIDKDEEIVCVITGSGLKDPITARGFVERVKSVDVIVRRLEEHKFTVKLGLTKMRILSLIRDSELHGYGIWKELSRRFRMDIKIPSVYQHLSELERAGLITRTHTKKVLGRPSRWYYSLTAKGKEVLDKWVE